A window of Gudongella oleilytica genomic DNA:
ATGATGGCGGTTAGTAAACATAGAAAATTAAAGAGAACAACACAAATTGTCAAAATATTTGCAAACCATGGATTTGGCGCATTAATGGATAGATTAGGAATTTTAAAATATCTTAAAATAGAGATGCAAACCAAAGAATATTCAGAAAGGGAACTTTCAAAATTATCAATTGGGGAGAGACTGAGATTATCTTTTGAAGAGTTGGGGCCGACATTTATAAAATTGGGTCAAATCATGAGTACTAGACCAGACTTATTGCCTCGTGAGATCATACATGAAATGGAAAAACTTCAAGATGCAGTAGCCCCATTTTCAATAAGCGATGTTAAACAAGTAATAGAATTTGAGTTAGGAGATAAACTTGAAAATATATTTAGAGAGTTTAAAGAGGAACCTATAGCGGCAGCTTCTATTGGGCAAGTTCATCGTGCAAAATTATTATCAGGTAAAGATGTGGTAGTAAAAGTTCAAAGACCTAATATCGAAAAAAATATTGAGCTTGATTTGGGTATCCTTAAAGATTTAGCAGATTTTATAGATAATCGAACTAAGCTGGGGAAACTTTATAGTTTCAGTAAAATGGCTGAAGAATTTGAGACTACCATAACGAATGAATTAGACTTTAGGCTTGAAGGCGAAAATGCAGAAACTTTTAAAGTGAATTTTAAGGATGAAGCAAATGTAATAGTTCCAGATATTAGTTGGATCCATACAACGAGTCGTGTACTTACAATGGATGAAATCAAAGGAACTTCTCTAAAAAACTTTGAAGCGTTAGATCAATTAGGGTTAGATAAAAAAATAATAGCAAGAAATTTAGCCAACTCTGTTTTATATCAGATATTAAGAGATGGTTTTTTCCACGGCGATCCTCATCCGGGGAATATAATGGTGCTCGAAAATAATAAGATAGCTTTTTTAGATTTTGGGATGATAGGACAACTGAGCCCTCATAGGAAAAACCAGTTTTTGAAAATGTTAATGGGAATAACTTTGAAAGATAGTAAGCTGATTATTCAAGCAATTGTTGAACTTGATGCAATATCAAACAGTATCAATATGAGAAAGTTGGGAAAAGATATTGATCGATTAAGAGATCAAGTTTTGTCGGTTCCATTGAGTGAAATAAAAATAGGTGAAGTTTTTAATGAAATTTTTGATTTAGCATTTACTTATAATATGATGATTCCAGGGGAATTCACTATGCTTGCTAAATCCCTTATAACTTTGGAAGGGTTAGTTGAGAAATTGGACCCTGATCTTAATATCCTGGAAATTGCCGAACCTATTGCAGGAAAGTTGATTTTCACTTTGATTTCCCCTGAGAAAATAGGCCGGGAAATCTTGAGTGGTGCTATGGATTATGGTAATCTAGTTCGAAAGTTTCCGTCTGTTTTTTTAAATTTTCTAGGTAAAATAGAACATGATGACTTTACAATACAAATTAAGGTGAAAGAGGCAGAACGATATGCGCAAAAAATTGATAGATCCTTCAGCCGATTATCAATAAGCATAGTGTTTCTATCTTTAAGTATAGTAATTGCGGGAACAATCATTGGATTAAGTTTAATTGGCATGGAAGCGGCTGATTTTATAATGGTCTTAAGTATAATATTAAAAGGTAGCCTTTTCCTGGCGGCAATTACCTTTGCAGCACTGATTATTGCAATTTTAAGATCAAAACGAACATAATTTGATCAATGGATACAATTAACTATAGAGGTGAGAAATTAATATGGCAGTTGATCTGATACTTTTTTTTGCGATTTATTCATTTTTAGGGTGGGTGATGGAAACTTTATTTGCAAGTATTAAACACAGAAAATTTATCAATAGGGGATTCCTTAGAGGACCCTTTACACCTATATATGGGTTTGGCGGAATTATTATTGTTTCTTACTTTAACTGGAGTCCATTTTCTTTAGAGGATAAATCATTATTATTGATGATAAATTTGATTGTTTCAATATTATTAGTTACAATATTGGAGTTTGTCACTGGATTTATATTGGAAAAAATATTTCATGAAAAATGGTGGGATTACAGCTATAATTTCTTGAACATTAAAGGGTATATATGCATTAAATACTCAATGTTATGGGGAATGCTTGCCTTTGCATTAATTCAAATAGTCCATCCAATTATCATAAATTTTACGCGTACTATTCCTGTTCAGTTTAAAGAATATGTTGCTATCATTATTGTTGTTTATTTTATTATTGATACTATAAAATCTATTATTGATATATTGGATTTAAGAAGAACAATTCTCCTTTATTCTGAACTATCAGTACACGTGTACAAAAATAAGATTATAAAATATAAAAGGATCTTTCTTGCTTTCCCCAAATTGCTTTTCTTAAATGCGGATATAATAAATCGCGATGTGAGGAGGATTTTGAATGGTAGAGTCGATAAAATCAAAACTGAGTTTAAAAATAAATTTCACACTTGAAAAAGAATATTGTGAGTGCGTGTGGGATTTGATTGATCATGAAAAGGTAAAGTTAATGAAAAAATATATGCAACATGGAGATATAAGCTGTTACGATCATAGTCTGCGTGTGTCTTATATTAGTTTCCGGCTGTGTAAGAAACTAGGGCTGGACCCCTGTTCTGCAGCAAGAGGTGGACTTCTTCATGATTTTTTCTTGTATGACTGGCACACCGATAGCAAGCCTTACACAGGACTACATGGATTTGTTCATCCAAGCATAGCACTTAAAAATGCTAATGAGTATTTCTCTCTGAATAATATTGAAAAGGATATTATTGAAAAACATATGTGGCCATTAACATTAAGGTTACCCAAATATAAAGAGTCTTATGTCGTCCTGATGGTAGATAAATATTGTGCTACTTTTGAAACTTGGGATTCAATAAGTAAAAAACTACTATGGAAAAATACTAATCAATTAAAACAGTTATTTGATAATGTTGGGAAAACTTTTAGAGTTAGTCTGAACTTCCGGCATAATTAACTCTCGGATATCTGAAAATGAATTTTGAATACTCTGGAAATGTTCATTTTCCAACGAAATCAGTAAAACATGGTATGCTTATAGAGAGTTAATTTTTTTAGGAAGTTAAGAGTAAAAGAACTTGATAAAAATCAAACAACAACAAATGTCAACAAACTGGAAATCCCTATGTATGAAACACAATTATCGACAAGATTATTTGCTGCTTACTCAGTAAAGCATAAAAATTTCATCAAGAAACACTGATTAATTTATGCGTGGTCAATAAAATGAGCATTAATAAGAAAATTTATGATAACATGACAAATATAAGCACATTGGTGAATCACCCAATGTGCTTATGTTTGTATTACTCAATATCAATTGTAACACTATTGTTTGGTTTCTCTTCTTTAGGAACTTTGACTTTAAGCAAGCCGTTTTCAAGTTTTGCCCTAATACCATTGGGTTTGGCATCTTCCAAATAAATTGAACGACTCATAGAACTATAACGTCTTTCTCTGTGGATGAAATTCCTTTTCTCTGATTCATTCTTTTCATCCTTAACAATAGCAATCACAAGCTTTCCATCGTTAAGTTCAACATTGATGTCTTTTTTGTCTATACCTGGCACTTCAGCCTCAATGAGATATTCACTGCCATTATCTTCGACATCAACTTTGAATGTGTCATTTGCGAGGGATCTTCTAAAAGGCCAGTCATTAGAAAAAAAGTCATCAAGTACGTTGTAGAAGTCCTCAAAGCCAGTGTTTGTAGAGATTTCCTTGTTCTTTTTGTTGAAAGGGACTAATCCA
This region includes:
- a CDS encoding Hsp20/alpha crystallin family protein, with protein sequence MAGLVPFNKKNKEISTNTGFEDFYNVLDDFFSNDWPFRRSLANDTFKVDVEDNGSEYLIEAEVPGIDKKDINVELNDGKLVIAIVKDEKNESEKRNFIHRERRYSSMSRSIYLEDAKPNGIRAKLENGLLKVKVPKEEKPNNSVTIDIE
- the ubiB gene encoding 2-polyprenylphenol 6-hydroxylase yields the protein MAVSKHRKLKRTTQIVKIFANHGFGALMDRLGILKYLKIEMQTKEYSERELSKLSIGERLRLSFEELGPTFIKLGQIMSTRPDLLPREIIHEMEKLQDAVAPFSISDVKQVIEFELGDKLENIFREFKEEPIAAASIGQVHRAKLLSGKDVVVKVQRPNIEKNIELDLGILKDLADFIDNRTKLGKLYSFSKMAEEFETTITNELDFRLEGENAETFKVNFKDEANVIVPDISWIHTTSRVLTMDEIKGTSLKNFEALDQLGLDKKIIARNLANSVLYQILRDGFFHGDPHPGNIMVLENNKIAFLDFGMIGQLSPHRKNQFLKMLMGITLKDSKLIIQAIVELDAISNSINMRKLGKDIDRLRDQVLSVPLSEIKIGEVFNEIFDLAFTYNMMIPGEFTMLAKSLITLEGLVEKLDPDLNILEIAEPIAGKLIFTLISPEKIGREILSGAMDYGNLVRKFPSVFLNFLGKIEHDDFTIQIKVKEAERYAQKIDRSFSRLSISIVFLSLSIVIAGTIIGLSLIGMEAADFIMVLSIILKGSLFLAAITFAALIIAILRSKRT
- a CDS encoding HD domain-containing protein yields the protein MVESIKSKLSLKINFTLEKEYCECVWDLIDHEKVKLMKKYMQHGDISCYDHSLRVSYISFRLCKKLGLDPCSAARGGLLHDFFLYDWHTDSKPYTGLHGFVHPSIALKNANEYFSLNNIEKDIIEKHMWPLTLRLPKYKESYVVLMVDKYCATFETWDSISKKLLWKNTNQLKQLFDNVGKTFRVSLNFRHN
- a CDS encoding putative ABC transporter permease; this encodes MAVDLILFFAIYSFLGWVMETLFASIKHRKFINRGFLRGPFTPIYGFGGIIIVSYFNWSPFSLEDKSLLLMINLIVSILLVTILEFVTGFILEKIFHEKWWDYSYNFLNIKGYICIKYSMLWGMLAFALIQIVHPIIINFTRTIPVQFKEYVAIIIVVYFIIDTIKSIIDILDLRRTILLYSELSVHVYKNKIIKYKRIFLAFPKLLFLNADIINRDVRRILNGRVDKIKTEFKNKFHT